One window from the genome of Moorena sp. SIOASIH encodes:
- a CDS encoding type I polyketide synthase, giving the protein MMKESSRSIDYKPLMEKALIKLEALESKLKDLEYKKNEPIAIIGMGCRFPGEANTPEQFWHLLRNGVDAITEVPLDRWNIDEYYDPDPETPGKVYTRNAGFLHDIDMFEPGFFGISPREALSLDPQQRLLLEVSWEALEYAGIVPQNLKNSQTGIFFGITQTEYSRLRLADSNYHEQLSIYDGTGNGLSFASGRLSFFLGSQGPNMAIDTVCSSSLVAVHLACQSLRTTESNLAIAGGVNLNLFPEGTIFLSRAKALSPDGRCKTFDASADGFSRSEGCGIVILKRLSDAIADGDKIWAVIRGSAVNHDGPSSGLTVPNQMAQEKLIRQALTNGKVEPTEINYIEAHGTGTSLGDPIEVGALASVLCPNRSRSNPLVIGSVKTNLGHLEAAAGIVGLIKVVLSLHYQEIPPHLHFSTPNAHIPWDEFPLVVPTSPRPWSPGEKPRIAGVSSFGMSGTNAHVVLEEAPIQVKSQPPLLKDSLERPLHLLTLSAKTPKALENLANRYHNHLETHIEDAIADICYTANTGRSHFNHRLALIVSNQQELAEKLLHHQGVEAVGGLFSGQVPSNTSSPKVAFLFTGQGSQYINMGQQLYQTQPVFRQAVDQCETILSSELEHSLLEVLYPNLGKTEPRKGNTEVSSLLDQTAYTQAALFAIEYALFKLWQSWGIEPNAVMGHSVGEYVAATVAGVFSLEDGLKLIATRGRLMQQLPSGGEMVSVMTSESKVRDFLKTYTEKVAIAAINGPLSVVISGASEDIGAICDKLEAEGIKTKRLQVSHAFHSPLIAPMLAEFEAVAHQITYHQPKIPVISNITGLQADKSIATANYWVNHVLEPVRFAQSMETLYQQGYEIFLEIGPKPILLGMGRQCLPEEFGIWLPSLREGVEEWQQMLSSLGQLYVQGVKVDWSGFDRDYSRQKVVLPTYPFQRERYWIETKNGYQPQQHLSTAKNLHPLLGEKLNLAGIENQHHFQSYLRAESPAYLSHHQVFEKVLFPATGYLEMAASSAKILFNKAEVEVADVAIVRGLILPETEILTIQTVVSPLENNSYKFEIFSTSIAENQQTPQWLLHSEGKIYTEPTTNSKAKIDLEKYKRECSQAIDIKQHYQQCLERGINYGSSFQGIKQLWKGQRKALGEIALPEELTAELTDYQLHPALLDAALQMIGHAIDNTETDQTYLPVGIEKFKLYRQITSQVWAIAEIPETSLTADILLVDNFGTILAELEGLRVRATTANALLRSLQPDISHWYYQINWQAQALPSTTPSPAVTSKWLVLAEDTHLVEALEQKGHECIRVSAGQTYEQLSPQHYQINPTSGEQFQQLLEENPGMTGVVHLWSVPELLGKDHLELEKIQEKSCGALLHLVQAILNSKPEKIPQLWLVTQGTQRVNSDTEVINPEYGSLWGLGRVIAQEHPELGCKRLDCDPEKQITQNLEALVTELLSEDVEDQIAIRQGSRYVARLVQKPHKQPITSGDQPVQLKLSEYGVIDNLNWQPMQRRVPKAMEVEIVVAAVGLNFRDVLNALGLLKDYYASDLGISSAQQLTFGFECAGKISAVGEQVSQWQVGDEVIATMLHDGFSSFITTTVDHVMPKPKHMSFTEAATLPLTFLTAYYGLHNLAKIQPGERVLIHGAAGGVGQAAVQIAQRAGAEIFATASPSKCEFLKSLGIKHVMNSRTLEFAGEILERTAGEGVDVVLNSLNGEYIPKSLEVLAPTGRFVEIGKIGIWNQQQVWEQRPDVSYYPFDLGEVVQQQPNVMAQLSKELTQQWNQGKLKALPYKVFPDQEVTAAFRYLQQAKHIGKVVVEMPEALSEQKSIKPEASYLITGGLGALGLEVAQWMVKEGAKQIVLMGRRAPNQTAQKVIEELETTGAHVRVVLGDISLTEDVALTLEEISASLPPLKGVIHAAGVLDDGLLQNMSWQQFTKVMAPKVAGTWHLHQLTLDLPLDFFVCFSSMASMLGSPGQGNYAAANGFMDAVAHYRHGMGLPGLSINWGPVSKVGLAAESGADSRAIQKGINPISPSQVLEALDLLISSSAVEVGVVPIQWNQFFNQLPNGVKLPFLEGFTATTKSTTEFQQSQLISQLEVASTAERETILSSHLQSEIATVLGMGDMTIDLQQPLTTMGLDSLMALELRNRVKSKLGVDIPIVQLVEGISIADLGTEINQQLTLRNNSINKKSEMKLAAPEDLSQAEHQNTPQATIESPTTISQPSDSPSDLLPCLIPIQPEGNKSPFFFLPPVAGVVFPYFELARLLGKDRPFYGIKSLGFMENENPLTSIEEMAYYYIKAIKTVQPHGPYYLGGWSLGVLIAFEMARQLEEIGEVTERLILIDLPPNSTSQLTKLYVGFKFLLTQALPQIWPYVYDYVKIPNPANVRVLAQEALPSIQSANKSQTLGKVLNRINSLIRSSRPLLRVMQGNTQASFRYTPKHYTGKITLLRTSKPWNSNPQDPTLGWSQLSAQEVETHLIPGHHLNLLRQPHVKVLAQTLKNLLK; this is encoded by the coding sequence ATGATGAAAGAAAGTAGCCGAAGTATTGACTATAAACCCTTAATGGAAAAGGCTCTTATCAAGCTAGAAGCTTTGGAGTCTAAATTGAAGGATTTAGAGTATAAAAAAAATGAACCTATAGCTATTATTGGTATGGGATGTCGCTTTCCTGGAGAAGCAAACACTCCAGAACAGTTTTGGCATCTTTTACGTAATGGAGTGGATGCTATAACTGAAGTTCCACTAGACCGCTGGAATATCGATGAATACTATGACCCTGATCCAGAAACTCCTGGCAAAGTTTACACAAGAAATGCTGGATTTTTACATGATATAGATATGTTTGAGCCAGGGTTCTTTGGCATTTCTCCCAGAGAAGCTCTTAGCCTTGACCCTCAGCAGCGTTTGCTGTTAGAGGTGAGTTGGGAAGCATTAGAATACGCTGGGATTGTGCCCCAAAACTTGAAAAATAGCCAGACAGGAATTTTTTTTGGTATTACACAAACCGAATATAGCAGATTGCGATTAGCAGACTCCAATTACCATGAACAGCTGAGTATCTATGATGGCACAGGGAACGGTTTGTCTTTTGCATCAGGACGACTTTCCTTTTTTCTAGGGTCACAAGGCCCCAATATGGCTATTGATACTGTCTGTTCTTCTTCTTTAGTAGCAGTACACCTAGCTTGTCAGAGCTTACGAACCACCGAGTCTAATTTAGCTATAGCTGGAGGTGTCAACCTCAATCTCTTTCCAGAAGGAACAATCTTTTTGTCAAGAGCTAAAGCCCTTTCCCCAGATGGCAGATGCAAGACTTTTGATGCTAGTGCAGACGGGTTTAGCCGTAGTGAGGGTTGTGGCATAGTTATCCTGAAGCGCCTATCGGATGCGATCGCAGATGGAGACAAAATTTGGGCTGTGATTCGAGGTTCAGCTGTTAACCATGATGGACCTAGTAGTGGTTTAACTGTACCTAATCAAATGGCTCAGGAGAAATTAATTCGTCAAGCTCTTACCAATGGTAAGGTAGAGCCAACGGAAATTAATTATATTGAAGCTCACGGTACTGGTACATCTCTGGGAGATCCGATCGAGGTGGGAGCTTTGGCATCTGTATTATGCCCCAATCGTAGTCGGTCTAATCCCTTAGTGATTGGTAGTGTAAAAACTAACCTCGGTCATCTAGAGGCAGCAGCGGGAATAGTAGGTTTGATTAAAGTAGTGCTGTCCCTACATTACCAGGAAATACCACCTCATTTGCACTTTTCTACCCCAAATGCCCACATCCCTTGGGATGAGTTTCCTCTGGTAGTTCCTACTTCACCAAGACCTTGGTCTCCTGGAGAGAAACCCAGAATTGCAGGGGTGAGTTCCTTTGGAATGAGTGGGACTAATGCCCATGTAGTGTTGGAAGAAGCACCAATTCAAGTCAAGAGCCAACCCCCCCTGCTCAAGGATTCTTTAGAGCGTCCTCTTCATTTATTAACCCTGTCAGCAAAAACTCCAAAAGCTCTGGAAAATTTAGCTAATCGTTATCATAATCATCTGGAAACTCATATAGAAGATGCGATCGCAGACATTTGTTACACTGCCAATACAGGGCGCTCGCACTTCAACCACCGCCTAGCCCTTATAGTCTCTAACCAACAGGAATTAGCCGAAAAACTGCTTCACCACCAAGGGGTCGAAGCAGTAGGAGGATTATTTTCTGGACAAGTTCCGAGCAATACCAGTTCACCTAAAGTAGCCTTTCTGTTCACTGGTCAAGGTTCCCAGTATATCAACATGGGACAGCAACTTTATCAAACCCAGCCAGTGTTCCGTCAAGCAGTTGACCAATGTGAAACTATCCTAAGTTCAGAGTTAGAACATTCTTTACTAGAAGTTCTCTATCCTAATTTAGGGAAAACGGAACCAAGAAAAGGGAATACAGAAGTTTCATCTTTACTAGACCAAACTGCTTATACTCAAGCAGCCCTATTTGCCATTGAATATGCCTTGTTTAAGTTATGGCAATCCTGGGGTATTGAACCAAATGCCGTCATGGGGCATAGTGTGGGGGAATATGTAGCAGCAACGGTAGCAGGAGTATTTAGTTTAGAAGACGGTTTAAAACTCATTGCCACCCGGGGAAGATTGATGCAACAGTTGCCCTCTGGTGGAGAGATGGTTTCGGTGATGACATCGGAGTCAAAAGTGCGTGATTTCCTTAAGACCTACACAGAGAAAGTAGCAATTGCTGCTATTAATGGTCCATTAAGTGTGGTAATTTCTGGAGCCAGTGAAGATATTGGTGCTATTTGTGACAAATTAGAAGCTGAGGGAATCAAGACCAAAAGGCTACAGGTATCCCATGCTTTCCACTCCCCTCTGATAGCACCAATGTTGGCAGAATTTGAAGCAGTAGCCCATCAAATCACCTACCATCAACCCAAAATACCAGTAATATCAAATATTACTGGACTTCAAGCCGACAAGAGCATAGCCACAGCCAACTATTGGGTAAATCATGTGTTAGAACCTGTAAGGTTTGCCCAAAGTATGGAGACCTTGTACCAGCAAGGCTATGAAATCTTCCTAGAAATCGGACCGAAACCAATTTTATTAGGCATGGGGCGGCAGTGTCTACCAGAAGAGTTCGGTATTTGGTTACCGTCGTTGCGGGAGGGAGTAGAAGAATGGCAGCAGATGCTGTCTAGTTTAGGACAGTTATATGTCCAGGGAGTCAAGGTAGATTGGTCAGGGTTTGACCGAGACTATAGCCGTCAGAAAGTAGTATTGCCAACATATCCATTCCAACGAGAACGGTATTGGATAGAAACCAAAAATGGCTACCAACCGCAACAGCATTTGTCAACAGCCAAAAATCTGCACCCATTACTAGGAGAAAAACTCAACCTAGCCGGAATAGAGAATCAACATCACTTTCAATCATACCTAAGGGCAGAATCCCCAGCCTATCTCAGTCACCACCAAGTATTTGAAAAAGTGCTATTTCCAGCCACAGGCTACCTAGAAATGGCAGCTTCATCAGCTAAAATTCTGTTCAACAAAGCCGAAGTAGAAGTAGCAGATGTCGCCATAGTAAGAGGCTTAATCCTACCAGAAACAGAAATTTTGACAATACAAACAGTAGTCAGCCCCTTAGAAAACAACAGCTATAAGTTCGAAATATTCAGCACATCCATTGCTGAAAATCAACAGACACCCCAATGGCTGTTGCACAGCGAAGGAAAGATCTATACCGAGCCGACTACCAATAGCAAAGCCAAAATCGACCTAGAAAAATATAAAAGAGAGTGTAGTCAAGCCATAGACATCAAACAACATTATCAACAATGTCTCGAAAGAGGGATTAACTACGGCAGCAGTTTCCAAGGAATAAAACAGTTGTGGAAAGGTCAAAGGAAAGCCCTAGGGGAAATCGCCTTACCGGAGGAATTAACCGCAGAATTAACAGACTATCAGCTACATCCAGCCCTATTAGATGCAGCTCTACAAATGATAGGTCATGCCATAGACAACACCGAAACCGACCAGACCTATCTGCCAGTAGGGATAGAAAAATTCAAACTGTATCGTCAGATAACCAGCCAGGTATGGGCAATAGCAGAAATACCAGAAACCAGCTTAACCGCCGACATTTTGCTGGTAGACAACTTCGGCACGATACTAGCCGAGCTAGAGGGATTAAGGGTAAGGGCAACCACAGCCAATGCTCTGTTGAGAAGTCTGCAACCAGATATCAGCCATTGGTATTATCAAATCAACTGGCAAGCTCAAGCCCTACCATCAACCACCCCATCACCAGCAGTAACTAGCAAATGGTTAGTATTGGCAGAAGATACTCACCTAGTAGAAGCACTAGAACAAAAAGGTCACGAGTGCATCAGAGTATCAGCAGGACAAACCTATGAGCAACTAAGTCCACAACACTATCAAATCAATCCCACCAGTGGTGAACAATTCCAACAACTGCTAGAAGAAAACCCAGGGATGACAGGGGTTGTCCATCTGTGGAGTGTGCCAGAACTCCTTGGCAAAGACCACCTAGAATTAGAGAAAATTCAAGAAAAAAGTTGTGGGGCTCTGCTACATTTGGTGCAAGCAATCCTCAACAGCAAACCGGAAAAAATCCCACAGCTATGGTTAGTAACCCAAGGAACCCAGAGGGTCAACTCAGACACAGAAGTAATCAACCCCGAGTATGGAAGCTTATGGGGACTAGGACGAGTAATCGCCCAAGAACACCCAGAATTAGGCTGTAAACGCCTCGACTGTGACCCAGAAAAGCAGATTACTCAAAACCTAGAAGCCCTAGTCACAGAGCTCTTATCAGAAGATGTAGAAGACCAAATCGCCATACGTCAGGGCAGTCGTTATGTAGCCAGACTAGTACAAAAACCCCACAAACAGCCAATCACCTCAGGCGACCAACCAGTGCAATTAAAACTGTCAGAATACGGAGTGATAGACAATCTCAACTGGCAGCCAATGCAGCGGCGTGTTCCAAAAGCTATGGAAGTAGAAATCGTTGTAGCTGCAGTGGGACTAAACTTTCGAGACGTGCTTAACGCCCTAGGATTACTTAAAGACTACTACGCCTCCGATCTAGGCATCAGCAGTGCACAGCAACTAACCTTCGGTTTTGAATGTGCTGGTAAAATCAGTGCCGTAGGAGAACAAGTCTCACAGTGGCAAGTAGGAGACGAAGTCATAGCCACCATGCTCCACGACGGTTTCAGCAGTTTTATCACTACCACAGTAGACCATGTGATGCCAAAGCCGAAACACATGAGTTTCACCGAAGCAGCCACCCTACCCTTGACATTCCTGACTGCCTACTACGGGTTGCATAACTTAGCCAAAATTCAACCAGGAGAGCGAGTATTAATTCATGGCGCAGCAGGTGGTGTCGGGCAAGCCGCCGTGCAAATCGCCCAACGAGCAGGGGCAGAAATATTTGCTACAGCAAGTCCGAGTAAATGCGAATTTCTCAAATCCCTGGGCATTAAGCACGTCATGAACTCCCGCACCTTAGAGTTTGCCGGGGAAATCCTGGAGCGCACCGCAGGGGAAGGGGTAGATGTAGTCCTCAATAGCCTCAATGGAGAGTACATTCCCAAGAGCTTAGAAGTATTAGCTCCAACAGGCAGATTTGTCGAAATTGGCAAAATTGGGATTTGGAACCAACAGCAAGTATGGGAACAACGACCAGATGTTAGTTACTACCCCTTTGATTTAGGAGAAGTAGTACAACAACAACCAAATGTAATGGCTCAACTGTCCAAGGAATTAACTCAGCAATGGAACCAAGGAAAACTCAAAGCCTTACCCTATAAAGTATTCCCTGATCAGGAAGTCACAGCAGCCTTCCGGTATCTGCAGCAGGCCAAGCATATAGGGAAGGTAGTGGTGGAAATGCCAGAAGCTTTATCTGAGCAAAAGTCCATCAAACCAGAAGCCAGTTATTTGATTACAGGAGGATTAGGAGCCTTAGGGCTGGAAGTAGCCCAATGGATGGTAAAAGAGGGAGCAAAGCAGATAGTATTAATGGGACGTCGGGCTCCCAACCAAACAGCACAAAAAGTAATAGAGGAGTTAGAAACAACCGGAGCCCATGTCAGAGTAGTATTAGGGGATATTTCCCTAACTGAAGATGTAGCCTTGACCCTAGAGGAAATATCAGCATCATTACCCCCACTCAAAGGAGTGATTCATGCGGCAGGGGTATTGGATGACGGGTTACTGCAAAACATGAGTTGGCAGCAGTTTACCAAAGTGATGGCACCAAAGGTGGCCGGAACTTGGCATTTGCATCAACTGACCCTTGATTTACCCTTAGATTTCTTTGTCTGTTTCTCGTCGATGGCTTCGATGTTGGGTTCACCAGGTCAAGGAAACTATGCCGCCGCTAATGGTTTTATGGATGCAGTCGCCCACTATCGTCACGGTATGGGATTACCAGGATTGAGTATTAACTGGGGACCTGTTTCTAAGGTGGGGCTAGCTGCTGAAAGTGGGGCAGATAGTAGAGCAATACAAAAAGGAATTAATCCGATTTCTCCTTCTCAAGTGTTAGAAGCATTGGATTTATTAATAAGTAGTTCAGCGGTAGAAGTTGGGGTAGTTCCAATTCAGTGGAATCAATTTTTTAACCAACTACCTAATGGAGTCAAACTACCCTTTTTAGAGGGGTTTACTGCTACCACAAAATCTACAACAGAATTTCAACAATCTCAACTTATATCTCAACTAGAAGTGGCTTCAACAGCTGAACGGGAAACTATCTTATCAAGTCACCTTCAATCTGAAATTGCTACGGTGTTAGGAATGGGAGACATGACCATTGACCTACAGCAGCCTTTAACTACGATGGGACTGGATTCCTTGATGGCTTTAGAATTGCGTAATCGAGTTAAAAGTAAGTTGGGTGTAGATATTCCTATTGTGCAGTTGGTAGAGGGAATTAGTATTGCTGATTTAGGAACAGAAATTAATCAGCAACTAACATTAAGGAATAATTCAATCAATAAAAAGTCAGAAATGAAATTAGCTGCTCCGGAAGACCTTTCCCAAGCAGAGCATCAAAATACCCCTCAGGCTACGATTGAATCACCAACAACAATTTCCCAGCCTAGTGATTCTCCATCTGACTTATTACCCTGTCTGATTCCTATACAACCAGAAGGTAATAAATCTCCTTTCTTCTTCCTTCCTCCTGTAGCAGGAGTTGTTTTTCCCTATTTTGAGTTAGCACGTCTTCTAGGAAAAGACCGACCGTTTTACGGAATTAAATCCCTAGGGTTTATGGAAAATGAAAACCCCTTAACTAGTATCGAGGAAATGGCGTATTACTATATTAAAGCGATAAAAACAGTTCAACCTCATGGACCTTATTACTTAGGGGGCTGGTCTTTGGGCGTTTTGATTGCTTTTGAAATGGCCAGACAATTAGAAGAAATTGGGGAAGTTACTGAGCGTCTTATTTTGATTGATTTGCCTCCCAATTCAACGAGTCAACTAACTAAGTTGTATGTTGGTTTTAAGTTTTTGCTCACACAAGCCTTGCCTCAAATTTGGCCCTATGTCTATGATTATGTTAAAATCCCAAACCCAGCTAATGTCAGGGTATTGGCTCAAGAGGCTTTACCATCCATACAGTCAGCAAATAAATCCCAAACCCTTGGCAAAGTATTAAATAGAATTAATTCTCTTATTCGTTCTAGTCGCCCATTGCTTCGAGTTATGCAAGGGAATACCCAGGCATCATTTCGTTATACTCCTAAGCACTATACTGGTAAAATTACTTTATTACGAACCAGCAAACCTTGGAATTCAAATCCTCAAGACCCCACCTTGGGTTGGAGTCAGTTATCGGCTCAGGAGGTAGAAACTCATCTTATTCCCGGTCATCACCTTAATCTACTCCGACAACCTCATGTTAAAGTGTTAGCTCAAACCCTAAAGAATTTGCTTAAGTAA